The sequence below is a genomic window from Rhodothermales bacterium.
GAAAGACGGCTTCAGGCAGGGAGGCATCGGAAATCAATGGCTGGGCCACCTGCGCGGTGTCCCCGGGCGCGGCGGCGGAATCCGCCGAGGCGATCGGCGCCTCGATGCGGTGCATGCGGATGTTGCCGAGCAGCAGATCGGGCTGCGCGCGGTCCGCCGGCTGGGGCAGATCCTGGTGGCAGCGTTCGCAGGCGGTGACGGGCTGGAAGGCGACCTTCCCGTGGCATTCTCCGCAGAACTTCCCGCTCAGCACGTCCGCCATCTTGATCTCGTTGTCCCGGTACCGAAAAATCGGCCCGTGGCATTGCTGGCACGCCACCCATTGCGTGTGCGCCGAGTGGGGGAAGAAGGCGTCGAACATCGGCGCCGGCCCCGGGAAATAGAAATCGAACCCGAAACGGAACGGCGTCCCAACGAAGAGGCTCGCCGAGTCGCCCGGGATGGCCGTGCGCGGCCGGATGGTGCCGTCGCGCAGGGCGGCCATCCAGTCGATGTTGCCGGCATGATCGCGGGGCAGCATCTGCACGACGCTGTCGGGGTCGAGCGTCGCCTCGATGAGGGGGCGCGGCAGTTCCTCGTGCCGGATCGGCACGGCGCTCACCGCCATGCGCGTCTGCGCCGGCGCGGCGGACTTTTCCGGGAGATCGAAGACGACGGAGAGCGCCTGCCGGCAGCCGGCGAGCGCGAGCACGCCCAGCAGCATGATCGGCCATACCAGCAAGCCGTCGCGGGCCGCCCGCTT
It includes:
- a CDS encoding cytochrome c3 family protein; this translates as MRFLFKRAARDGLLVWPIMLLGVLALAGCRQALSVVFDLPEKSAAPAQTRMAVSAVPIRHEELPRPLIEATLDPDSVVQMLPRDHAGNIDWMAALRDGTIRPRTAIPGDSASLFVGTPFRFGFDFYFPGPAPMFDAFFPHSAHTQWVACQQCHGPIFRYRDNEIKMADVLSGKFCGECHGKVAFQPVTACERCHQDLPQPADRAQPDLLLGNIRMHRIEAPIASADSAAAPGDTAQVAQPLISDASLPEAVFPHWVHRIRFTCNVCHTGLFTPEAGSNEITMQQISAGEACGQCHDGRTAFAAGFGNCQRCHVEAIAQNGP